TGATGGTTTTTCAAAAGGATTCTATCTAATCCACATGGATTTAGAACCTACCGAAGAAATGCAAGGAATACACATCACAATCATTCTGAAGGTATTTACAACTCTTCCCAAAAAACTGACAGTGGGATTACACCCCATCCCGTTACATAGTTCAAGGTAAGatcattcttgtatctaacttgtgAGTTGCAAGAATGATATTTTTGGGATGCTCAAGTCAGTTGTACAATATTGTTTAGTCTTGTGTCTGaaacaatgtagtcaatatcggccgtatctaTATCGGGGAAATATCAGATATCGGCCTTGGAGCGGTAAGATAAGCATTGTATCGGCGATACGATATCTTTGCGATAATATTCTCTGATATTAGCCGAAACGATTTTTTCTCCTATAATCCGGTATCGGTTATTCTAGTAGTTTTAGGTAAAGAATAAAgttattttaggtttttcatgGAAGGGAAGGGATAAATCCTAAACTCGATCAAAAATTAGTTCTTCAGTTCGGCCGAAAAAAAGCAACAGAGAACTGAAGTGAAAGGAAAAGAGATTGTGTTCTTCACCAGTTCTTCTTCTCAATCATGTGCTTCTTCTCAATCTCATCAGTGAGAATCTAAATCTAAAGAAGGAACTTTTGATTACATCTAAATTTCAGAGATCGTTGGCTTACAGaaggttagggttttgaatctttTGAAAATTAATTACTCcctttgtttgctttgattatgatttttttttgtgactAATGGTTGTTTTGGTATGGGTAACATGCCTTTCCTATATAGGTAGTTTGTAGGGTTTAGTTTGCATTCCATCAATTTGAATTTTACTTAAAGAGTTGAGTTTGATAAGCTGTCATTTGAGGTATGGATTTTTAGTCATTGAAAATCTTGCACTGAAGAAGTTATACATTAATTCAATGTgatcctttttgtcaataaacttGTTGATTTGAATCAAATACTATGTGTTCTGTGTCATCTGAGATTATTACTGTTATGACAACAATTGAATTTTGTTTAAACAAGTTGGGATTGTGTGTATGATCCTGTGAAAATGCTTTTAAAGTTAATTGCACCAACTGGCTTGTTAAGTTAAATGCTTGTTAAGTTAAGTCAATGACTTCAATAAACCTGGAACATTTTCACTAACTGTTTAGTGATTTGCTAATCTCCATTAATTCTTggatttgaaaaaaattgaaatgtGTGAATAACCATAACATAGTTACTGATTcaaattttgtgtttttgttttagGTTTTGATTATGGATTCTTCTAGTGCATCCAATGCAAACACCACAAACTCTACATGTGGTTCATTGCCTTCTTCTACGCAAACTAGAGATCCAGCATGGGAATGGGGTGAACGCCATGACCCAGAAAATCATAATATAATTACTTGTTTTATATGTAAGAAATTAATCCGTGGCAGTGGAATCACAAGGCTTAAGCAGCATCTCATAGGAAAGACAGGGAATACTACATCATGTCCGAAAGCAACCGTTGAGATTATgaacaaaattaatcaggagtTTGCTGTAAAGAGGACCAGAAAATCTCATAAGGATAACATTGACTTAGCGTATCAGCGTGCAAGCAATTCAGATGAAGGCTCTGATGCTGATACAGATGTTAAGGAGCAAGAAGTTGAAACTGATGGCAATGTGGGCAGTGGTAGTGCTAGTGCTAGTAAACTACTTGTTCAGAATCATACGAAGAGAAAGAGAATAAGCCAAAGTAATACAAGAGGACCTATTGATTTATATATGAGGACAGACCAGCAAAAAACTCAGAAAGCCACTGCTGAAAGAAACTGTGCGGTGAAAGAGAAGTTACTGAAGACGACATGGAAATGCATATCAGCTTGGATGACTGAGAATTCAATAGCATTTAATACCGTTCGTTGCCCAAGTTTCCAACAAATGATCTTTGCAATTGGTGATTATGGGAAAGCTATCCCCACCCATCTTACCATCAGATTCATATCAATCTTTTCAAGGAACaattagaagaaatgaagaagtttGTTGATACATTTAGGGAACATTGGAAAAGGTTTGGATGTTCTATCATGTCAGATGGTTGGACGGATGGGAAAAAACGACATCTTATTAACTTTTTGGTGAATTGTCCTAAAGGTTCAGTTTTTTTTAAGTCTGTGGATGCCTCAAATAGAACCAATGATGCTGATTTCATTCGCAAGCTTGTAAAGAAGGTAATTGCTAATGTTGGTGCAAAAAATGTAGTTCAGTTCATTACGGATAATGGTTCAAACTTCAAAAAGGAAGGGAAGGATTTAATGCTGGAATACCCACATATGTTTTGGACTCCTTGTGGTGCTCATTGTGTTCAGTTGATGCTAGAAGAACTTGGTGCCATGCTTCCACGACTCAAGACAGCCATCATTCTAGGTAAGAGACTGGTTACATATATTTATGCTCATTTTCAAGTATTGAGCTTAATGAGGGAGTTGACTAAAGCAGACTTTCATAGGTCTACAAAAACTAGATTTGCAACTCAATACTACACACTAGAGATTATTCAAAAGTATAAAACTCCTCTGCAAATGGTGTCTGTGAATGATTGGTGGGTAAAAACTAGGTTTGATAGAGAAACTGTTGGAGTAAATGCACTTAAGATTGTTACAAATAGTAAATTCTGGGAAGATTTTGATTACTCTTGTAGGGTGCTAAAGCCTTTAGTTAAGGTAGTAAGGTTAGTGGATATCGAACGCAAACCTACAATGCCTTCTTTTTATGAGGCAATGAGAATAGCAAGGGATCAACTTGAGAAGAACCTCAGTGAAGATAATGATACTTGGGATATAGTTAAGGCTGTTTTTGAtaaaagatggaagaataactTTAATCATCCGCTACATTGTGCCGCTTATTATTTAAATCCTTCCATATTCTATAAGATTCCAGCTCATGTGAAGGATAATGATCCAAAGTACATATAAATCAAAATGGGACTTCATGCATCTATGGAAAGGTTTATAACCAATGAAGACGAACTTGAGCTAGAAACAACTGAATTGAGACGATATAGTGATGCTTATGGTATCCTGGGAACTCCTGTATGCAAAAAAAGAAGAGACAAAGATCAACCTCGTAAGTTTGCATGTTCTGTAAGTTTGAAGTTTGATTACGTTTATGTTAGATAGTTTTGTATTGATTAACTACTTTGTCCGTGTTTATGACAGATGATTAGTGGATTACATATGGTGGAATCGATGTTCCAAACCTACAAAAATTTGCAATCAGGGTATTGAGTCTTACTTCGTCTGCTTCCCCATGTGAGCGAAACTGGAGCACATTTCAAAATGTGAGTCTTCCTTGTTCTGTTTTTCACAGTTGCACTATGTTCTTTGCAAAGTCATGAATTTCAGTAACAAACAAGATTGTATCACTAAGCCAATGTATATTGTTGTCTTCTTATCACAACAAACAGCAATGCATGAAACAATTAGTTTACCTATTTATTTTTCGTATTTCAGTTGCACTCTAAGAAGAGGAATCGCATAAAACAACAAAAATTGAATGATAGTGTCTTTATCCAATATAACAAGAAATTGCAGCGTCGTTATATAGAAATTTCAGAATATAATGATGATGAGACAGCTCGTGATCCTATTTTTCTTGATGaccatgatgaaaatgatgaatggttggatccacagaacttggaagacttggctgtagaaggtgataatgtaactttggatgatttgcaagatattCTTGGTGAAGAAAGTCGGCCagttggtagtagaggtgcatgtagctctcgaagtaagtctacttacccaacctactctgagtatgatggatatgatacCGATCAATTGATGTTAGACACTGATGATGGACTAATTGATGGAGCTAATGGAGttactgaagatgatgatatctatAGTGGCAtgtatgattttgaataagattgtaatatccttgtttaattaccattttaggtagtaaactttagagttgttgaagttactctcctgtttttagtttgaactttgaacttgtttaattaccattttaggcagtaaactttaaagttgttgaagttactctcctgtttctagtttgaacatgtttatttatcattttaggtagtgaattaaagttgttgaagttactctttttttttttgataaaattgatggtatctataaaattatagtctctaaatttggaaccgatattataccgatatttgaaCGATAATACCCCCGATATAAAGTcataccagtgtatcggtcctggccgagataaaccgatatccgatattaactacattggtctgAAATAAAAGTTTGTTTTTTGGAGAAAATTACTCCTGAGCTAAAACCCTTGTCTGGAaaaacatcacagtatgcgtactaaATGTACAAACTGGGTAAGATTCAGGTCCgcaaaccaagtttgcatacttgTTCGCAAATGATTTCAactgtgaaagtccgggaaccaagtgtgcatacccgttcacaaacaACTTCACCTGAATTAGGTCCGgaacgatagtatgcgtacccgtttgcatactgttggtcaagaccaaagtccggaacttgaGTATGCGCACCCATTTTCATGCTTgggtggttcaagttctaaaataggcaaataatattctcatactcatgaaaaaatacatttatataataagaaatgcaatcttttccAACCATGGgtttaaatgttcatgaattggttcttttggatcaatccgattttgcttcaattttgtcttatatacttctatgaggatATGCAATTGAAAAATATTTGAGTAACACAATAATTATTTGTTTATCATTCATtcatgattgatcatcatagttgatctatatGTGCTAGATGAATATGGATTAGccaaaagtgtttatatggctagcTAACTTTGGTTAAATTGTTCGTTTGTTCGGACTTATTGAGATTTGGTTTCGACCGAATTTTACTTTAAtctagaaaataagaaaaatttcataacaataatAAGAGAAACTGGGATTCAAGATTCCATCATAAATCATATTTGAGTGATGCGTATATTGATTCTTAACAATTTTAACTCTTTTATGgattcttttctttgccaaaagtataattctaaaatattaattgtaattataaacATATCGCATCAAAAAACTATAAATTTAAGTATACAccatcaaactaaatcacaactaattagtgaaaatcataaatcaattaaaataagtgcaaaaaatcataaagaatCAATAATAGTTACCGAACAAATGTGAAATATGGTTGTCTCCATTGTCTCAGTAATGGTATTTAGCTCCTCATAGTAAACACTTTTAAAATATAAAAACATATCTCGAAAGTGCTTACagagaaaaaaaaacgaaactgCAACTTATTCTTCTTCGAACCCCCCTCCCGTAAGTGGCTCTCCCCCAACTCCTATTTGTACATAACACCGCATATATTCTCGAATATCACCTTCCATGACTCAAAAATCTCTtctttttaatgattttttttcttcacgaataatatttattttattcttcacaATGTTTCATTCTCCAACTTGAACTCTCTGTCAATAAATAAATCAAATCTTAGAAAGATATATATACTCTCTTATTACACATAATATTCTCTTTTATTACATAGGGTATCCTCTCTTATTACACATGATATCTTTCTTTGCTTAGAAAAAATTCCCGTAAAAATTCgtcttcaaaaagaagaagaaaaagtaacACTTATCAAAGATATAGGTGCCTTTAGTAActgaggggtgcctttagtaacttTTCGTGTGCCTTTGTCaatttttgagccaatttttccacaaaagtttatttctaaaaaacacctacaaacacgtaaataacataataagtacaaaattaatAACTAACAATGTACAAAAATTGAGACAAATCAAACAAACCTAACTATAACAAGTTTGAATCTATCTCTAAAAGTAGTTAATAATGGTAAATATTCCTTGGCACTCAGTTCTACATGTTTCTGAACTTAAGAAAGACTTTTTTAACCCAAGTTAAGTTATAACTAAGGAAACAAACTAGTCCGCACGTAGGGAAGAACTTATTTTGACCAACATTAATATAATTTCAATTTTAAGAAATTATTTTAATTTCAAGCAACCTAGCCTTGATCATTCGATATAAATAGGGGACATCCTGCAACATACATATTTATTCCTTACACACTTTGTATTAGTTGCAGGTCATTTTCCAACTGAAGGTCCATATGATTAGATTAAGGGTGAGACTTTAAGAGACTTCACCTGAGGATAGTGATTTACAAGTTAAACTATCATTTTCTTTCATTTAATCTTTTCATTTGATcatcataataattcttttgtaTTCTAAAGTTTTTTCTTCGGTTACAAGGTCGTTCAAGAATCATTAAGCAAAACCAAGATTCAGTAAAACTTCAATTTAAGATCATATATCGTTAACTTGTTGATTAAATTCAAGATTAAAAATAGAACATACTAGGCGTTTTCTCGTCGTATGTGAAATTCCACAAGAATTCACTAAATACTAGTTCCAAGGTTGATTATTCTTGTGAGGTACATTTAAAGGGGAGGGATCGGCTAACAGGGTAAGTATGACAAAGTTTTCCACAACGTCTCACGACCATTGGATCTTACCATCTACAATGGCTGAGATGTACCAATAAAACACAAGTCTTATTTATCGGTCCATAACCCGGTTATTTCACGCTCTCTCACTTCAAGCAACAActcttattcttctccttccTTATCTCGATACTTTCTTCTGATGAGatggattaatttttttttaaaagatctTACGATTAATTGATGAGTTCTTGAATTTAATTTATAGAGAAAATCATTCAATTTTGAAATGGTTGTAAACCAAAATTGGTATATGGATTTAAAAAATTTGTTCTTAGAGTTTTGAACTTGGGATTGAAAATATTGGGATTCAACATTTTGAAATTTAATGACCTCAGTTGTAACACAAAAAACACACATGAAAACACAAAGAGGTAATTCCTTTTGTAAGAATTAGATATACAAATTTTCTTTATTAACGACTTCAACTATGTACATCAAAATTCAAATGCAGAAAACTTTGATGGAACATGGACTTGATAAAGAAAGTTATGTTAAACAGCAAAACCGAAATTAAGCCGTGTACAAGCAGTGACAAAGGAGCCAAGTAACCATGACacatgattaatattttttggtTCCACTTCTACTCTCTTCCACTCGCTTTTCTACATTAAACGGAATCTTGGATATTACCTGCTTGAATCGGTACCGGAAACCAAATTCAACTGACAGCGTACGCTAATTAAATTTGAATTCAATATCATCGCCAAAATAACCATTATTCATGTATCTCATCAACCATCAATCAGACGTTTATAAAACCAGACCTGATGTACCATCCCACAATCTCAATCCGTTAAGTCTTGACTTACCTAATAGATATCGAGATTCAAAATATTTCTCATCAAAACAAGTCCAAGAACTCATCGACTGatagcaagattttgtttttttaatacTTTGTTATTGTTTCATCCTAGTGGAAGAGattatcaaaagaaggagaagaatGAAATCTGGTGCTGAAGAGAGAGCGTGGACGGAGAAATAGTGTTAACCGGGTCATGGATCTGATAGATCCGGGTGTTTTATCTATACAACTCAGCCATTAAAAATGGTATGATCCAATGGTCGTGAGAGGATGTGGCAAACTCTGTCATACTTACCCTGTTATCCGAATAGGTATCTCTATAAGTTACAAAGAGTGTACAACCTAATTGAATAATAACTTAGAACCATTCTAAGGTTGAGTTTTTTTTCTGTCACATAAACTAACATCTAGAAGAAGATCAAGTTAGTCGTCATATTGGAGACAGGGTAACGATACTCTTCACGAAGAACTGCCGAGCAACTTTTAGGCCTATAAAGGACTTCATGTGTGTGGGATCTTAGAGTTATAGGTGCAAGGACACAACTTAAACAAGGTAAGTTGGATGGTATGTTATGTCTAATGAATTACATCCATTCTAGATTCTGATAATATGCTAGTGGTTCATTTATGGATGCGTTCAAACATGATGAGGTCCTGCGATTCTTTTTGTACTTGCAGTTTTCGTGGTTAACAGAATTTATCATGTATTGCTTTGCTTtaattccacattatatttgtttatttaattatataattaaaataatttcaAGCAGTTCGTTGTTCATCCTTGTAGATTCAAATCTTGATTAAGTCATGCAAGGACTGTCATAGGTTAAAACAAAAGAGTTGGGGGTGCTTGTACCCTTTCATTTTTGCAGGTAACATTTTGCAGGTTGGTGTTTGACTAATGTATTGATGAATTAGACGCGGTGCAATCTTAAAAATCCAATGGGTGTTGGGTCTGATGGGGTGATGTTTTAAAAACTGTTGGACACTTGCACTCATATTTAAGGGAATTTGTGAGACTTTTTGAAGATATGTGGTCAGATATAATTGATTTAAAGTCAATTTATTTCAATTCAGAATATTAATAGCGTGTCGAGATATTTCAAGTATAAATTATAAGAAGAATCATTTTTCTTCACAAAAGGTTAGAGCCTGTTTGGTACAATTTTTAAAAACAGTtctcaaaaatagttttccactgttttaaaacataccctttttttcttgttttcattttcataaATTATTTGGTAGGGCAAAAATCGTTTTTGAAAAccaaggaaaataaactaaagcAAATCAAATGTAAAGACTcatctaagagatagtgatactgGCCATGACTCACTTGGATTCATTCCCccgatctcttactttgttctgaaaataagaacaatgaagaaaaataaaaaaaaaagagaaaacacataaaacaataatttgttgttttcgcttttttttttcaaaaatagaaaacaaatagaaaacaaatagaaaacattttctgaaatttCCCTACCAAACACATTTtctctgttttaaaaacataaatttttttttttgaaaactgtaccaaacatgctctatttttttgattttaaaagTCATTCCGAAATTTTGTTTCTGAACTAACTTATGATTTTTTAAGCTAACTAAGTCGAAAGTAACTTCTTGTAACATGTTTGGTACCCAGAAGTATAATTTAACAATAAAACATTCTATAAGTCATCATGTAATTTTTTTCGCAACCAAACTTAACGATTTACTATTTAACTTCGCGAGTCTTCGCggcctaattaaaaaaaaaatctatcggATCCACCCTTTACCATATTGTTGAATGCAATTCAATTAGCAAGTTGTTCGATTACACGTTTTCCCTCGACTTAAAATCCATCCTCCAGTGGATGGGATCCGGATGGGGCTACATATTCCAAGTGACCGACTTAAAGGCTTACATCGTCTAGCCCTAACATCGCAACCCTAATCACATAAGCCCCAACTAAACCTTTTTCGGCAACAAAAATTCTCATTCGTTGTCTCCACTGTCTGCTTCTACTCAAGGCCGTCTCACAATTTCTGGAAGCTCTAGGCGTGCTTTTAAGTTTGGGCCTTTTAGGTACACCAAAATATTATAATTTTCTAAAAAGAAATTTGATGGCCATACCTATATGAaactaacaatttgtgtttgcatACACCACTTTTAAACCATATTTTCACTCATATTCTTATATTGTTATGTAATATATATCACTAAATGTAAGGATATGTAAGATTTATTACGAAACAACATTCTACTTATACACTCTTATGAAATTTATCTATATATAATACAAAAAAGTTTATGATCTTCGTTTCCTGGGATAcagagaaaataaacaaaatttcaaattgatatttgtttttatatgaattactggaaataagagaaaataattttcaaaaaatatttaCCAAAAAATCCATAATAACTTATATGCGAAGAAAATATTCAAATTGTTTGTGATTCAGATGTAAATATGGATGCCCACCATTTAATGTGGGGCCCACAGTTTTAGTATACCATTGACACATATCATTCACATGTGCCATCATTATGTTGATAATTATCTGCATGAGATGAATCTTGTCACCTGATTgtaactatatatatatagcccTTAAGGGTGACTCCTTTTGTAATATAGTTTACGGTCACAATAGAGAGAAGAAGTTCCGTCTTCTTTTACTTTACATGTTCAATACCACTTTCTTCCCGTTTAGTGCCATAGTAATTATACCACTGTTCTGGTTTTACTGTACAATTAACTTACCACTGTTAAGAGATAATAGATTAAGTTGACAGAACTTCTTTTAGCCTATATCATCCGGAAATAGCCTGCTTTTGCTATTGAAATACAACACGATATCAGTAGGAATTGCTTTACGGCAACCGACAAGGGCTGACGTTACGGAAAGGGATAATTCTCTTCAATCCTTTCATATTAAATTTAACTATTGTTAAGTAGATATGTATATGCAATTCTTACTATGTCTAACTCGTTTTCTGCTTTAATTAGGATTTGTTAGAGGAGAAGTTAGACATCTTATCACATCCCTCTGTGTTATTGATAGCATAAATAATAATTGTGGTAAAAGAAGAGGTATCCAAAACAGGTGCGTATTAGCGACGACTCATATTTGTGATGTTATTTGATTTCCTAATTTAGCCAAATATTAGAGTTTTATAACGTTTTGCTATTTTCCTCTTCGGCGCACATTTGAAACATCAACATAGCCATTTGTCCTTATAACATTATTTCTTTTAAAATTGTAAAAGGGTTTAGTGTTATTTTTGTAAAAAAGAATTGGTTTATCACAACATTTTTCTTGTTTAAGAGACAGATAATTAAAACCAGCGATACGAGAAGCATGTTTGATAACTTTCTTAGACATCta
The nucleotide sequence above comes from Papaver somniferum cultivar HN1 chromosome 8, ASM357369v1, whole genome shotgun sequence. Encoded proteins:
- the LOC113305216 gene encoding uncharacterized protein LOC113305216; the protein is MKKFVDTFREHWKRFGCSIMSDGWTDGKKRHLINFLVNCPKGSVFFKSVDASNRTNDADFIRKLVKKVIANVGAKNVVQFITDNGSNFKKEGKDLMLEYPHMFWTPCGAHCVQLMLEELGAMLPRLKTAIILGKRLVTYIYAHFQVLSLMRELTKADFHRSTKTRFATQYYTLEIIQKYKTPLQMVSVNDWWVKTRFDRETVGVNALKIVTNSKFWEDFDYSCRVLKPLVKVVRLVDIERKPTMPSFYEAMRIARDQLEKNLSEDNDTWDIVKAVFDKRWKNNFNHPLHCAAYYLNPSIFYKIPAHVKDNDPKYI